In the Methylophilus sp. 5 genome, one interval contains:
- a CDS encoding nitrogen regulation protein NR(II), translating into MITSASTASSEKTPDSQHLRLYSLFRLGASGMLFGSQLWPYFKNAPSEPASSFWLLLIFFLYAIAISVSFESLQCKRGLALKIQTSLDIVFLALMMHFLPGNQSGIGLLLIINIIFAGLISDGRFALFYAAIATIGILIENTFQVIHRNLPLNDYSNAVLLSLSCFATAWLAQTLTTRMQSSENLATQRGQDIEYLAKTNALITQEMPNGVLVIDQHQRLKHYNQQACNLLGQEEMTLQAAIQLQTPLIELMPAVMQLLQSSPASTLAAADAIKLSINNRDLGIRFHPISESIDNGVVIFIEDWSQIQTQAHQVKLAALGRLTANIAHEIRNPLSAISHATQLMQEDTQQPGTQRMLQIISDNVQRLDQIIKDVLELNRRDRTNQEQLNINHFVQEFYQQFCAVEKIDLSHFTLDLPAKESVIVFDRRHINQILWNLCKNGWRHSQQHAQSLQLKVVGDKSGQFIHLLVKDDGSGLDPKIQPHLFEPFMTTEKTGTGLGLFIARELAEANGAKLNYTSSANGTQFSLTVKKAIV; encoded by the coding sequence ATGATTACGTCTGCCAGCACCGCCTCGTCAGAAAAAACACCAGACAGCCAGCATTTGCGGCTTTACAGCCTGTTTCGCCTGGGCGCTTCTGGCATGCTGTTTGGCAGCCAGCTGTGGCCTTACTTTAAAAATGCACCCTCAGAGCCTGCATCCTCGTTCTGGTTACTGCTGATCTTCTTTTTATATGCCATTGCCATCAGCGTCAGCTTTGAATCATTGCAGTGCAAACGTGGCCTGGCATTAAAAATCCAAACCAGCCTGGACATCGTATTTTTGGCGCTGATGATGCACTTTTTGCCGGGCAACCAAAGCGGCATCGGGCTGCTGCTGATTATCAACATCATTTTTGCAGGCTTGATCAGTGATGGCCGCTTTGCTCTGTTTTATGCCGCGATTGCCACCATCGGCATTTTGATCGAAAACACATTTCAGGTCATACACCGCAATCTGCCACTTAACGATTACAGCAATGCCGTACTGTTGTCATTAAGCTGTTTTGCGACCGCCTGGCTGGCGCAAACCTTGACCACACGCATGCAAAGCAGCGAAAATCTGGCCACCCAGCGCGGCCAGGATATTGAGTATCTGGCAAAAACCAATGCGCTGATTACACAAGAAATGCCCAACGGCGTGCTGGTGATTGATCAACATCAGCGACTCAAGCATTACAACCAGCAAGCCTGCAACCTGCTGGGGCAGGAAGAGATGACGCTGCAAGCGGCCATCCAATTACAAACACCACTGATAGAGCTGATGCCTGCAGTGATGCAACTGCTGCAGTCATCCCCCGCCAGCACACTCGCCGCGGCCGACGCCATCAAACTCAGCATCAATAATCGCGATTTAGGCATCCGCTTTCACCCTATCTCCGAGAGTATTGATAACGGCGTGGTGATTTTTATTGAAGACTGGTCACAAATTCAAACACAAGCGCACCAGGTCAAACTGGCCGCGCTGGGGCGACTCACCGCCAATATCGCACATGAAATCCGTAATCCGCTCAGCGCCATCAGCCACGCAACCCAGCTCATGCAAGAAGATACGCAGCAACCTGGCACGCAGCGCATGCTGCAAATTATTTCTGACAATGTGCAGCGGCTCGATCAGATTATCAAGGACGTGCTGGAGCTTAACCGGCGCGACCGGACCAATCAGGAACAGCTCAATATCAACCATTTTGTACAAGAGTTTTACCAGCAGTTTTGTGCGGTAGAAAAAATTGACCTGAGCCACTTTACGCTGGACCTGCCCGCCAAAGAGAGTGTCATTGTTTTTGACCGCCGGCATATCAACCAGATTTTGTGGAATTTATGTAAGAATGGCTGGCGACATAGCCAGCAGCATGCCCAAAGTTTGCAACTGAAGGTGGTGGGCGATAAAAGCGGTCAATTTATTCACTTGCTGGTCAAAGACGACGGCAGCGGATTGGATCCAAAAATTCAGCCGCACTTGTTTGAGCCTTTTATGACCACCGAAAAAACCGGCACCGGATTGGGTTTATTTATCGCCCGTGAACTGGCCGAAGCCAATGGCGCAAAATTAAATTACACCAGCAGTGCCAATGGCACACAATTTTCACTGACAGTTAAAAAGGCAATCGTTTAA
- a CDS encoding sigma-54 dependent transcriptional regulator, whose translation MANSYRCLVVDDETDIRELVVLTLERMGIQAESASSVTDAKYMLNSFSYDLCLTDMRLPDGLGLELVQHINAQFPGLPVAVITAFGSAENAVSALKAGAYDYITKPISLKQLRPLVESALKLSSQKESQGANTVDLIGASSAMGYVRTMIAKLARSQAPVYISGESGSGKELAARLIHLNSSRKDQSFIAVNCGAIPENLMESEFFGYKKGAFTGAIQDTQGLFQAANGGTLFLDEVADLPLAMQVKLLRAIQEKKVRVVGNTSEEAVDVRIISATHKNLNAMMEKGEFRQDLYYRLNVIQLKMPSLRERPEDIPELTERLLAKLCLMQGIAIPGIADEAKVYIQQLPFHGNVRELENMLERALALCDGLSITIADLSLEEIPASLSDKPVLPWNPPAIETAMSQSPTTLLNPAAAEHNPATSSLAPGSTMLPMDISLSDYLEDIEKRTILQALEKTNNNKTAAAKLLGISFRTLRYRLSKLGLSKEQDPDLEDAEGDEE comes from the coding sequence ATGGCAAATTCTTATCGTTGTCTGGTGGTCGATGACGAGACCGATATTCGAGAACTCGTGGTGCTGACCTTGGAGCGCATGGGCATACAGGCAGAAAGTGCCAGCTCGGTGACTGACGCAAAATATATGCTGAACTCGTTTAGCTATGACCTTTGCCTAACCGATATGCGCCTGCCGGATGGCTTGGGGTTAGAGCTGGTGCAACATATCAATGCGCAATTCCCTGGCTTGCCAGTGGCCGTGATTACCGCTTTTGGCAGCGCAGAAAATGCCGTCTCGGCTTTAAAAGCAGGCGCTTACGACTACATCACCAAGCCGATTTCGCTCAAACAATTACGGCCACTGGTAGAGTCTGCGCTCAAACTGTCTTCGCAAAAAGAATCGCAAGGCGCCAATACGGTTGACCTGATAGGTGCGTCATCCGCCATGGGCTATGTGCGGACCATGATCGCCAAACTGGCACGCAGCCAGGCACCGGTGTATATCAGCGGCGAGTCTGGCAGCGGTAAAGAGCTGGCAGCGAGGCTGATTCACCTTAACAGCTCGCGTAAAGACCAGTCTTTTATTGCAGTGAACTGTGGCGCTATCCCCGAAAACCTGATGGAAAGCGAGTTTTTTGGCTATAAAAAAGGCGCGTTTACCGGTGCGATTCAAGACACTCAAGGCTTGTTTCAAGCGGCCAACGGCGGCACGCTGTTTCTGGATGAAGTCGCCGATTTACCCCTGGCGATGCAGGTGAAACTGCTGCGCGCAATTCAGGAGAAGAAAGTACGCGTGGTGGGTAACACCAGTGAAGAGGCGGTGGACGTACGGATTATTTCTGCAACGCATAAAAACCTGAATGCGATGATGGAAAAAGGTGAGTTTCGCCAGGATTTATATTACCGCCTGAATGTGATTCAACTCAAAATGCCATCTTTGCGTGAGCGGCCCGAAGATATCCCTGAGCTGACTGAACGCTTGCTGGCTAAATTATGCCTGATGCAGGGTATAGCAATCCCTGGCATTGCAGATGAAGCCAAAGTGTATATTCAGCAACTGCCTTTTCATGGCAATGTGCGTGAACTTGAGAACATGCTGGAGCGCGCGCTGGCATTATGTGATGGGCTCAGCATCACGATTGCTGACCTCTCGCTGGAGGAAATACCCGCCAGCCTGAGCGACAAACCAGTGCTACCCTGGAACCCGCCTGCGATTGAAACCGCAATGAGCCAGAGCCCGACCACCTTGCTTAACCCTGCAGCCGCTGAGCACAACCCAGCTACCAGCAGCTTGGCCCCCGGCAGTACCATGCTGCCGATGGATATTAGTTTGTCTGACTACCTGGAAGACATTGAGAAGCGCACCATTTTGCAGGCATTGGAAAAAACCAACAACAACAAAACGGCTGCTGCCAAATTGCTGGGCATCAGCTTCCGCACCTTGCGTTACCGCTTATCTAAACTGGGGCTTTCCAAAGAGCAGGATCCAGACCTGGAAGATGCTGAAGGCGATGAAGAGTAA
- a CDS encoding sodium:calcium antiporter → MVFLQLLLMLLLILVAAEVFTNALEHLGERLGISEGVTGSIFAAVGTALPETLVPLLAIFSYTSSTGDSHAGHDIGVGAILGAPLMLATLSISLMAFSVLKRRGAHGHIRPERTGLIRDLNFFILAFIFATVAMFIPHTEALVRYGISILMILTYFVYVLMTIKASKGLVEEGHATEAEDVMMLSRLGLPTNMVTIALQLLLGLGLLIAGAKGFINEVETAAAILGVSALLLSLLIIPIATELPEKVNSILWIRKGKDTLAFGNITGAMVFQGTLLPAIGIMLTDWAPRKEVALGILITLLAAIWVRYRIAKGGLLVWHLLVNGLFYLAYLAIVLS, encoded by the coding sequence ATGGTTTTTTTACAGTTATTGTTAATGTTGCTGCTGATTTTAGTGGCGGCTGAAGTCTTCACCAATGCACTGGAGCATTTAGGTGAACGGTTAGGCATTTCTGAAGGGGTGACCGGCTCTATTTTTGCGGCGGTAGGCACCGCGTTGCCAGAGACACTGGTGCCGTTGTTGGCGATCTTTTCTTATACCTCATCGACGGGTGACAGTCATGCCGGGCACGATATCGGGGTCGGGGCCATTTTGGGTGCGCCCTTGATGCTGGCGACGTTGTCTATCAGCTTGATGGCCTTTTCAGTGTTGAAACGCCGTGGTGCGCATGGCCATATTCGTCCTGAACGCACTGGCCTGATTCGCGACCTCAACTTTTTTATTCTGGCATTTATCTTCGCTACCGTTGCCATGTTTATCCCGCACACTGAGGCTTTGGTGCGTTACGGCATCAGCATTCTGATGATTCTGACCTACTTTGTGTATGTGCTGATGACGATTAAAGCCTCTAAGGGTTTGGTCGAAGAAGGGCATGCGACGGAGGCTGAAGATGTCATGATGTTATCTAGACTCGGTCTGCCGACCAATATGGTGACCATTGCGCTGCAATTGCTCCTCGGCTTAGGCTTGCTGATTGCTGGTGCTAAAGGCTTTATTAATGAAGTGGAAACCGCGGCGGCGATTTTAGGCGTGTCTGCCTTGCTGTTGTCTCTGCTGATTATCCCGATCGCCACCGAACTGCCAGAAAAAGTGAACAGCATTTTGTGGATACGCAAGGGTAAGGACACCTTGGCGTTTGGCAATATCACCGGCGCCATGGTGTTTCAGGGTACCTTATTACCGGCCATCGGCATTATGCTGACTGATTGGGCGCCAAGAAAAGAAGTGGCGTTAGGCATATTAATCACCTTGCTGGCGGCGATTTGGGTACGTTACCGGATTGCCAAAGGCGGCTTGCTGGTGTGGCATTTGCTAGTCAATGGCTTGTTCTACCTGGCTTATCTGGCCATCGTATTGAGCTAA
- the ampD gene encoding 1,6-anhydro-N-acetylmuramyl-L-alanine amidase AmpD translates to MSYTPASAIHIDTAGLASPAQCLLSPNQDTRPPPAEVEMIVIHNISLPPNQYGGQGIMQLFTNQLDPQEHPYYAEIAHLKVSSHFLIRRTGELVQFVSCNQRAWHAGLSQWQGRERCNDFSVGIELEGSDIEAFEDVQYVTLQALIHALQQRYAIQHIVGHSDIAPGRKTDPGPFFDWQRIS, encoded by the coding sequence ATGTCGTACACCCCTGCCTCTGCTATCCATATTGATACCGCTGGTTTAGCCAGCCCCGCCCAGTGTTTGTTGTCGCCCAACCAGGATACGCGGCCACCGCCTGCAGAGGTGGAGATGATCGTCATCCACAATATCAGCCTCCCCCCCAACCAGTATGGTGGCCAGGGCATTATGCAGTTATTTACCAACCAGTTAGACCCGCAAGAGCACCCTTATTATGCCGAGATTGCACACCTTAAGGTGTCGTCACATTTTTTGATTCGCCGTACAGGCGAGTTAGTACAATTTGTCAGTTGCAACCAGCGCGCCTGGCATGCCGGTTTATCACAATGGCAGGGCCGCGAGCGTTGCAATGATTTTTCAGTCGGCATTGAGTTAGAGGGTAGTGACATAGAAGCGTTTGAAGATGTGCAATACGTCACCTTACAGGCGCTGATCCATGCCTTGCAGCAACGCTATGCCATCCAACATATTGTCGGGCATTCAGACATTGCACCGGGTCGAAAAACTGACCCAGGCCCATTTTTTGATTGGCAACGCATTAGCTGA
- a CDS encoding DMT family transporter has translation MKQSTHPYYGAMLVLLSSVAFSSKAIMVKLAYVYHIDAETLIALRMAFAIPFFAGLGWWAMRQGVPMAMTGKDWVTLLLLAVVGGYGSMWLNFEGLRYVSAGLERVILFLYPTLVVAMSAVFLKHQISRREWFAMVTSYAGVVLVVWHDVAFAGLGSGDTLYGAWLVLLSAIVYAAYLLVSGQLIPKLGASRFTAFTMSLAALASACHFGSSRSFDGMTTLPNAVYVLAFLMAVIATVLPSVLMNMGIHQLGSRKAALISAIGPIATIVLAYLFLGESLSWIQGMGTALVLAGVMAVSLENKPRISTTIKV, from the coding sequence ATGAAACAATCTACACATCCGTATTACGGCGCCATGCTGGTGCTGTTATCGTCCGTGGCCTTTTCGTCGAAAGCGATTATGGTCAAGCTGGCTTACGTTTATCACATTGATGCAGAAACCTTGATTGCCTTGCGGATGGCGTTCGCGATTCCGTTTTTTGCGGGGCTGGGCTGGTGGGCGATGCGACAAGGCGTGCCGATGGCGATGACAGGTAAAGACTGGGTAACGCTGTTGTTGCTGGCGGTGGTGGGTGGTTATGGCTCAATGTGGCTGAACTTTGAAGGGTTGCGTTATGTGTCGGCTGGGTTGGAACGGGTGATTCTGTTTCTGTACCCGACGCTGGTGGTAGCCATGAGCGCAGTATTTCTCAAGCACCAGATTAGCCGTCGCGAATGGTTTGCCATGGTGACCAGTTATGCGGGCGTGGTGTTGGTGGTGTGGCACGATGTGGCGTTTGCCGGGTTGGGTTCGGGCGACACTTTGTATGGGGCATGGTTGGTCTTGCTGAGTGCCATTGTGTACGCGGCTTATTTGCTGGTGAGTGGGCAGTTGATTCCCAAGCTGGGGGCCAGCCGGTTTACCGCTTTTACCATGAGCCTCGCGGCGCTGGCCAGTGCTTGCCATTTTGGTAGCAGCCGCTCATTTGATGGCATGACAACGTTGCCAAACGCCGTGTATGTACTGGCTTTTTTGATGGCCGTGATTGCGACTGTGCTGCCTTCGGTATTAATGAATATGGGCATACATCAACTGGGTAGCCGTAAGGCGGCCTTGATCAGTGCGATTGGGCCAATTGCTACGATTGTGCTGGCTTATCTGTTTTTGGGTGAGTCACTCTCCTGGATACAGGGAATGGGCACTGCGCTGGTGCTGGCCGGGGTGATGGCGGTGAGTCTGGAAAACAAACCGCGCATTTCTACAACAATCAAAGTTTGA
- a CDS encoding GNAT family N-acetyltransferase, giving the protein MTELIIRPARAQDADAISVLVNRAYRGDSSRSGWTTEADLLDGKRTTTSDVQALLNRHDVVILTGWVAETLLVTLCAEWHAEEQVAHLGMIAVEPTAQNRGYGKKMILAAEQWAVAHWGARASQMAVVSVRQTLIAFYQRLGYQATGELKPFPHLPEMWQAKVDNMQLMTLQKAL; this is encoded by the coding sequence ATGACAGAATTAATCATCAGACCTGCCCGGGCGCAGGATGCCGATGCAATTTCGGTACTGGTCAATCGCGCTTATCGTGGTGACAGTAGCCGGTCCGGCTGGACCACCGAGGCAGATTTGCTGGATGGTAAACGTACGACGACCAGTGATGTGCAAGCATTGTTAAATCGTCATGATGTCGTGATTCTCACAGGCTGGGTGGCGGAAACGCTGCTGGTCACGCTGTGTGCCGAATGGCATGCAGAAGAGCAGGTCGCACATCTGGGCATGATTGCGGTAGAGCCCACGGCACAAAATCGCGGTTATGGTAAAAAGATGATTTTGGCGGCCGAGCAATGGGCTGTGGCACACTGGGGCGCACGGGCGAGTCAAATGGCTGTGGTGAGTGTGAGGCAAACGTTGATTGCGTTTTACCAACGCTTGGGATATCAGGCAACGGGTGAGTTGAAGCCCTTTCCGCACCTGCCGGAGATGTGGCAGGCGAAGGTCGACAATATGCAATTGATGACATTGCAAAAAGCTTTGTGA
- a CDS encoding dicarboxylate/amino acid:cation symporter yields the protein MKKLGLNGQIFLAAAAAVALGLFAHGKNVDHALYASNLVGTLFIDLLKMVMIPLVFFAITTGIANLRQHSQMHVVWKTTLLFFATTTLIAVVIGLGASHVFQPGAGLHLDMFADAMQQFETKQLTLPEFFTQFLHGVFMNPFKALAEGNILAIVSFALLLGIALVMSAERYPHLLAVFEEGMALSMQMINWIMRLAPFGIAALLFKLVATQDVSLFASLTKFMLLVTGTTLLHGLVVLPALLFLLTGKRPWWFLRQAKEALLTAFATSSSNATMPVTMRCATQNMQVKPEIAGFVVPLGATVNMDGTALYEAAAALFVAQLAGIELSLGQQLVVCFTTMIAAMGAPGIPSAGMVTMVMVLQSVGLPAEAIAILLPIDRLLDTVRTAVNVEGDMIGSLVVQHRVEKLAQ from the coding sequence ATGAAAAAGCTCGGACTCAACGGACAAATCTTTCTAGCCGCGGCAGCCGCTGTGGCGCTAGGCTTGTTTGCGCATGGCAAAAATGTTGATCACGCTTTATACGCCTCCAACCTGGTCGGCACCCTGTTTATTGACCTGCTCAAAATGGTGATGATTCCGCTGGTGTTTTTTGCGATCACCACCGGTATTGCCAACCTGCGCCAGCATAGCCAAATGCATGTGGTGTGGAAAACCACTTTGCTGTTTTTTGCAACGACGACACTGATTGCAGTGGTGATCGGTCTCGGCGCCAGTCATGTGTTCCAACCCGGTGCAGGCTTGCATCTGGATATGTTTGCCGATGCCATGCAGCAATTTGAGACCAAGCAGCTGACCTTGCCAGAGTTCTTTACGCAGTTTTTGCATGGCGTATTTATGAACCCGTTTAAGGCGTTGGCCGAAGGGAATATCCTGGCGATTGTGTCGTTTGCGCTACTGCTAGGCATTGCGCTGGTGATGTCCGCCGAGCGCTATCCACATTTGCTGGCCGTATTTGAAGAGGGCATGGCGCTTAGCATGCAGATGATCAACTGGATCATGCGTTTGGCACCGTTTGGTATCGCAGCGTTATTGTTCAAACTGGTCGCCACGCAAGACGTGAGTTTGTTCGCCAGTTTGACCAAATTTATGTTGCTGGTAACAGGGACGACTTTGCTGCATGGCTTGGTTGTGTTGCCCGCCCTGCTGTTTCTGCTCACCGGCAAACGTCCGTGGTGGTTTTTACGCCAAGCCAAAGAAGCGTTACTCACCGCGTTTGCCACGAGTTCGAGCAATGCCACCATGCCGGTGACCATGCGTTGTGCTACGCAAAACATGCAGGTAAAACCTGAAATTGCTGGCTTTGTGGTGCCATTAGGCGCAACGGTGAATATGGACGGGACGGCGCTGTATGAGGCTGCCGCCGCCTTGTTTGTAGCGCAACTGGCAGGCATTGAGTTGTCGCTCGGCCAACAGTTAGTGGTATGTTTTACCACCATGATTGCCGCCATGGGCGCGCCTGGCATTCCAAGTGCGGGCATGGTCACCATGGTCATGGTCTTGCAAAGTGTTGGTTTGCCCGCCGAGGCGATTGCGATTTTGTTACCGATAGACCGCTTGTTAGATACCGTGCGTACTGCGGTCAATGTTGAAGGCGATATGATAGGTAGCCTGGTCGTACAGCATAGAGTTGAAAAATTAGCGCAATAA
- a CDS encoding RsmB/NOP family class I SAM-dependent RNA methyltransferase → MNQSLMRQTAVLLNDLLKFESPADARLSEFFRQHRELGTKDRAWVAETAYGVLRRYRYLREVSMIEADEQEDTRKLIIAWMLKIEGKSIRDLDDMLDERQKEWAVTIKAKNSEGFAPAVLADVRDWFWNKLVEQYGEAEAMTICRSMFEQASLDLRVNTIKSNREEVLSRMLAENTVKDNVIAPTPYSPLGVRMAARLNIGKHILFTEGKIEVQDEGSQLLSYLVAPKRGQMVADLCAGAGGKTLALGALMKNTGRLYAFDVSEKRLNNLGQRLKRSGLSNLQAQLINNENDLKLKRLNGKFDRVLVDAPCSGLGTLRRNPDLKWRQDQEDVAELNVKQTNILARAAKLCKAGGRVVYATCSLLRDENETIAEAFLQAHPEFKLVPANEVLAQQNIVLDTGDYLKLLPHLHGTDGFFAAVFEKAA, encoded by the coding sequence ATGAATCAATCCCTTATGCGCCAGACGGCGGTGTTGTTAAATGACCTGCTTAAATTTGAGAGCCCGGCCGACGCCAGACTCAGCGAGTTTTTTCGCCAGCATCGTGAATTAGGGACTAAAGACCGCGCCTGGGTGGCTGAAACCGCTTATGGCGTGTTGCGCCGCTACCGTTATTTGCGTGAAGTCAGCATGATTGAAGCCGATGAGCAGGAAGACACGCGTAAGCTGATCATCGCCTGGATGCTCAAGATTGAAGGCAAAAGCATCCGTGATCTTGATGACATGCTGGATGAGCGCCAGAAAGAGTGGGCGGTCACCATCAAAGCCAAAAATAGTGAGGGCTTTGCACCTGCCGTGCTAGCCGATGTGCGCGATTGGTTCTGGAACAAGCTTGTGGAGCAATATGGCGAAGCCGAAGCCATGACCATTTGCCGCAGCATGTTTGAGCAAGCCAGCCTCGATTTGCGCGTCAATACCATTAAGTCTAACCGTGAAGAAGTGCTGTCACGCATGCTGGCCGAAAATACCGTTAAAGATAACGTCATTGCCCCCACGCCATATTCCCCGCTCGGTGTGCGCATGGCAGCACGGTTAAATATCGGCAAACATATTTTGTTTACCGAAGGCAAAATCGAAGTGCAGGACGAAGGCAGCCAGTTACTGAGCTACCTGGTTGCCCCTAAACGCGGCCAAATGGTGGCCGACCTGTGTGCGGGTGCCGGTGGCAAAACATTGGCACTGGGCGCCCTCATGAAAAACACTGGTCGCTTATATGCGTTTGATGTGTCTGAAAAACGCCTGAATAACCTGGGCCAACGCCTGAAACGCAGCGGCTTATCTAACCTGCAAGCGCAGTTGATTAATAACGAAAACGACTTAAAGCTCAAGCGCCTCAACGGTAAGTTTGACCGCGTGCTGGTCGATGCGCCCTGCAGCGGCTTGGGCACCTTGCGCCGTAACCCGGATCTCAAATGGCGTCAGGACCAGGAAGATGTCGCCGAGTTGAACGTCAAGCAAACCAATATCCTCGCCCGCGCCGCCAAACTGTGTAAGGCTGGTGGCCGTGTGGTGTATGCCACTTGCAGTTTATTACGTGACGAAAACGAAACCATTGCCGAAGCCTTTTTACAAGCGCATCCAGAGTTTAAATTAGTGCCTGCAAACGAAGTGTTGGCGCAACAGAATATCGTGCTGGATACCGGCGATTACTTGAAGTTATTGCCACACTTGCATGGCACGGATGGATTCTTTGCCGCGGTGTTTGAAAAAGCAGCATAA
- a CDS encoding DUF3108 domain-containing protein: MQASGLRHWIQQHVSWPLVLALGLSLLLHLMVLTEVNWRNWLVEEAPQQTVLQARLSPPPIAQAVTATPMSKPRPTRMKPSSPLPKAPVVQPESPVESADIIAEHASELPAVAEQVVPTEEEAQAKLAEINAWHEMDQPAAVADDAKPPPYQRVSTAFVVYVNGEERPAGSASIDYVQDSPGHYTLRWLVEGRGLLKLLYPSLEQQSTGEVGPGGLKPHFYRYAFGSRASKTYAATFDWETNVISLQTSKGEQRRDLRVNTQDILSFMYQFMFVPPLQEMHVTLTNGRRVGEYEYTFEGEDSLVVADQTIQTVHIVHTRGDTDEKVELWLASDYRYVPVKIKKLEKNGMVIEQVATRLVTE; encoded by the coding sequence ATGCAAGCATCAGGTCTGCGACACTGGATTCAACAGCATGTTTCCTGGCCATTGGTGCTAGCGCTGGGTTTGTCTCTGTTGTTGCATCTGATGGTGTTGACTGAGGTCAATTGGCGTAACTGGTTGGTGGAAGAGGCGCCACAGCAGACTGTGCTGCAAGCGCGACTGTCACCGCCACCCATCGCTCAAGCAGTGACTGCCACCCCGATGAGCAAGCCACGCCCGACACGGATGAAACCGTCATCACCGTTGCCCAAAGCGCCTGTGGTACAACCCGAGTCCCCAGTCGAGTCTGCGGACATTATCGCAGAACATGCCTCTGAGTTGCCCGCTGTGGCGGAGCAAGTAGTGCCCACTGAAGAAGAGGCGCAAGCTAAGTTGGCAGAAATCAATGCCTGGCACGAAATGGATCAACCTGCGGCTGTGGCAGACGATGCAAAGCCGCCGCCTTACCAGCGCGTAAGTACTGCGTTTGTGGTGTATGTGAATGGCGAAGAACGGCCTGCCGGCAGCGCAAGTATTGACTATGTACAAGATAGCCCAGGCCATTACACGCTGCGTTGGCTGGTTGAGGGGCGTGGTCTGTTAAAATTGTTGTACCCATCGCTTGAGCAGCAAAGCACGGGTGAAGTGGGCCCTGGCGGTTTAAAACCACACTTTTACCGCTATGCGTTTGGTAGCCGTGCCAGTAAAACCTATGCAGCCACGTTTGACTGGGAAACCAATGTGATTAGCCTGCAAACCAGCAAAGGCGAGCAGCGACGGGATTTGCGCGTGAACACGCAAGATATCCTCAGTTTTATGTACCAGTTTATGTTTGTGCCACCCTTGCAGGAAATGCATGTGACACTCACCAACGGCCGCCGGGTTGGTGAGTATGAGTATACGTTTGAGGGGGAAGACAGCCTGGTGGTTGCTGATCAAACCATACAAACCGTGCATATTGTGCATACGCGTGGTGACACCGATGAAAAAGTAGAACTATGGCTGGCCAGCGATTACCGCTATGTGCCGGTCAAAATTAAAAAGCTGGAGAAAAACGGCATGGTGATTGAACAAGTCGCCACGCGGTTAGTCACCGAATAA
- a CDS encoding DUF3108 domain-containing protein: MLLLKRGLSHYRQRVVSVLTAMALLASPLLYAAPKQLTLKYDLLQQGISIGTVKDQLSVTGNRYQIASLAEGKGIYKLMGERTLSSQGQVIASALRPSRFESRQSKHPGKALISEFDWAKKVLNMQIKDEQATDTLTKGTQDLLSVMYCWMWQPPKEKQVNLLVANGKKLALHSFVVTEEATPLKTEAGTFNVIKLSDADGEKTLYLAKDKGYLPVKLVIQDDGKRMEQVITSITGQ, from the coding sequence ATGCTGCTTTTAAAGCGTGGTTTGAGCCATTATCGCCAGCGTGTGGTCAGTGTGCTGACGGCAATGGCACTGCTGGCATCGCCCTTGCTCTATGCGGCACCCAAACAATTGACGCTCAAATATGACTTGTTGCAACAAGGGATCAGCATTGGCACAGTGAAGGATCAATTGAGTGTCACCGGCAACCGCTATCAGATTGCCTCTTTGGCTGAAGGTAAAGGTATTTATAAGCTTATGGGTGAGCGCACACTTTCTAGTCAGGGCCAGGTGATTGCAAGTGCGTTACGGCCATCCCGTTTTGAGTCACGTCAATCCAAGCACCCTGGCAAAGCCTTGATCAGTGAGTTTGACTGGGCAAAAAAAGTGCTCAACATGCAGATTAAAGATGAGCAGGCCACAGACACTCTGACTAAAGGTACGCAGGATTTATTAAGTGTCATGTATTGCTGGATGTGGCAACCACCCAAGGAAAAACAGGTTAATCTTTTGGTGGCCAATGGTAAAAAGCTTGCCCTGCACAGTTTTGTGGTGACTGAGGAAGCCACACCGCTGAAAACAGAGGCGGGCACGTTTAACGTGATTAAACTAAGCGATGCTGACGGTGAGAAAACACTGTATCTGGCGAAGGATAAAGGCTATTTACCGGTCAAACTGGTGATACAGGATGACGGCAAGCGTATGGAGCAGGTGATCACCAGTATCACCGGTCAGTAA